GCTCCAGCCCGTCGCCGATCGCCGTCGACGTCGGCTGCGACGCGAGCCCCACCTCGTGCAGGACCCGGAACAGGAAATCACCCGATGGGTCGCCGGTGAACATCCGGCCGGTGCGATTGGCGCCGTGCGCCGAGGGGGCCAAGCCGACGACCGCGAGCGACGCGTCCGGCGGCCCGAAGCCCGGCACCGGGCGCGCCCAGTACTGCTCGCCGCGGAACGCCGCCTTGGTGCCCGCGACGCTTTCCCGCCAGGTGACCAGCCGCGGGCAGGCGCGGCACCCCGCCACCGCCGCGTCCAGCTCGGCGAGGGACCTCATCGCAGCGCCGTCCGGGCCAGCCGGTCGGCGTGGCGCGTGGTCTCGGGCAGCCGCTCCTGCGTGGCGAGTGCCTCCTCGATCGTCGACGGCCAGTCCTCGGTGTGCACCAGGTCACCCTGCCACAGCCGCCCGGACGCGCCGACTAAGTTGGGTCCATGGCGGACACCACCCCCGAAGAGGCGCCCGAGCCGAAGGCCGCGGAAGCCACGGAGATCCCGGCCGAGCCCACCGACGACATCGTCACCACCCGGCACACGCTGACCGTGAAGCGGAAGAAGCTCGCGTACACGGCGAAAGCGGGCCGGGTCGTCCTCCGCAAGGAGGTCGTCAAGGACGGCAAGTCCGAGGGCTTCAAGGCGAAGGCCGAGGTGTTCCTCACCTCCTACACCCTCGACGACGCCGACCCGGGCACGCGGCCGGTGACGTTCGCCTTCAACGGCGGCCCCGGCTCGTCGAGCATCTGGCTGCACATGGGCCTGCTGGGGCCGCGCCGGGTGCTGTCGGGCGACGTCGACGACCTGGTGCCGCCGCCGTACGGGCTGGCCGACAACCCGGAAACGCTGCTGACGCACAGCGACCTGGTGTTCATCGACCCGGTGTCGACCGGCTACTCGCGGGTCTCCGGCGGCGAGGAGACGAAGGACTTCCACGGCTTCAAGGGCGACATCGAGTCGGTCGGCGAGATCATCCGGCTGTGGGTGTCGCGGCACCAGCGGTGGCTGTCGCCGAAGTTCCTGGCCGGCGAGTCCTACGGCACGCTGCGCGCCGCCGGGCTGGCCGCGCACCTGCAGGACCGGCACGGGCTCTACCTCAACGGCCTGCTGCTGATCTCGTCGGTGCTCGACCTCGGCACGCTGCGGTTCACCGAGGGCAACGACCTGCCGTACTCGCTGTACGTGCCGACGTACGCGGCGATCGCGCACTACCACGGCCTGCACGGCGAGCGCCCGCTCGACGACGTCCTGGCCGACGCCGAGGACTTCGCGGCGAAGGACCTGCCGTACGTGCTTTCGCGCGGCGCCCGTCTGTCCACTCAGGACCGGGTCGAGGCGGTGGCCACGCTGGCGTCACTGACCGGACTCACCGAGTCCTATGTGGACCGGGTGAACCTGCGGATCGAGCACGTCCGCTTCTTCACCGAGCTGCTGCGCGACCGCGGCCTGACGGTCGGCCGGATGGACGGCCGGTTCACGACGTGGGAGCCGGACGGCGGCCGCGAGCACATGAGCGACGACCCGTCGATCTCGCGGGTCATCGGGGCCTACGCGGCGGCGTTCAACCACTACGTGCGGGCCGAGCTCGGGTACGAGAACGACCTGCCGTACGAGCTCATCCACGAGGACACGTTCAAGGCGTGGTCGTACTCGGACTTCGAGGGCCGCTCGGTGTCGGTGGTGGACTCGCTGGGCGCGGCGATGCGCGCGAACCCGCACCTCCGGGTGCACGTCGCCTTCGGCCACTACGACGGCGCGACGGCGTACTACGCGGCCGAGCACGTGCTGGCCCGCCTGCAGATCCCCGAAGAACTGCGGGAGAACATCGACACGGCGTACTACCCGGCGGGCCACATGATGTACATCCACGAGCCGACCCGGGTGCAGCAGGCGAAGGACCTGGCGAAGTTCGTCAAGAAGGCGTCGAACCGCTGAGCGCGGGGCCGGCGTGCGCGCCGGCCCCTGCTCACCGGACGCCGAAGTACCGCTCGGGAAGCGTGAGCCGGCCGAGCGCGGCGATGACGTGTTCCTGCGCGATCCGCTCACCGCGGACCAGCTCGCCGTGGCGGTCTTCGGCGAGCTCCCACCAGATCTCCAGGTGGTCGTAGCGCCCGTCTCGATCGGCCTCAGCACCATGACGAGGTCGTCGGCCGGCATCGGCAGCCAGAAGCCGTCCAGTGCGTCGAGCACCGACTTCCACACGGAAAAGCCCGCCTCCGGCCGAAGCCGGAGGCGGGCCGATCCGCGAACCCTACTTCAGGTACTGCGACCCGCGTGTCACCGCCGCGTAGGCGTCGACCGCGCCGTGGCCGTAGAAACCGTTGAACGACGGGTCACCTTCGCAGGTGGCCGTGAAGTCGGCCGTGCGGCCCTCGTTCAGGTACTCCACCGTGCGGGGCACCGGGCAGGCGATCTTCGCCGCCGTGCCCTCGAGGACGCGCTGGACCTTGTCGGGGTCCAGACCGAACTCGCCGTGCGACTTCTTGCCGTACTGCGAGACGATCAGCGCCGAGACGCCGGCCGCGTGCGGCGTCGCCATCGACGTGCCCTGCAGCCACTGGTAGTAGCCGACCCGGCCGTCGGCCGCCGTCGCCTTCTGGACGCCCAGTGCGACGCCCGCCGGCGTGATGTTGCCGTCCGCGTCGATGTTGCCGTCGGCGACGCCGACGTTCTTCGGGTACGTCGAGAGGATCTCGTTCTGGACCGTGCGGAACCACGGCGTGCCGAAGCCGTCGCGGAAGAAGCCGCCCGGCGCCGACACCGAGATCTGCTCGAGGCCGTAGTTCGAGTAGTCCGCCTTCTTCTGCGACGGCCCGAACGAGCCCACGCCGATGGTGTGGTTGCCCTCGGTCGGCAGGTTGAGGCAGGTCGAGTTGTCGATCTGCCGCGGGTGCGTGCTGTTCGCCGGGTAGTCCGGGCTGGTGGTGTCCGGCTTCGGCGCGCCGAGGTCGGTGTGCTCGTTGCCCAGCGCGACCACCATCGTGACGCCCTTGCGGTGCGCGTAGTTCAGCGCGCGCTGCGTCGCCTCGATGATCGTGCGCTGCTCGGCCTGCTCGGCGGGCGAGTCCGCCGGGTTCGCCGTGCAGTTGTACAGCCACGGGTCCGTGTAGAACGACATGTTGACCACGTCGATGCCGGCGTCGCCGGCGTAGGTCAGCGCGTCGACCGTCGGCTGCAGGAAGAAGAAGCCCGAGTCCTGGCCTGCGCGGATGTTCACCAGCGTGACGTTCGGCGCGACGCCGGAGACGCCGAAGCCGTTCGCCGCGGCGGCGATGGTGCCGGCGACGTGCGTGCCGTGGCCACCGTCGTCGTGGTTGGCCGGGTCGACGCAGCCGCGGAACTCACACGGCCCGTCGAGCTCGACGCCGTTGGGGTCGGTCGGGATGTCGCGGGTGAAGTTGCGCGAGTCGGCCAGGTCGAAGTTCGGCGCGATGTCCGGGTGCGTGCCGTCGATGCCGGTGTCGATGACGCCGACCTTGACCTGCTTGCTGCCCGGCTGCTTGGTGCGCGAAAGGTCCGAGCGGACGGACTTGAGGCCCCAGAGCTGGTCGTCCAGCGGGTCCATCCCCACCGGCGCGGCGGCGGCCGTCTTGGCGGCGGCGCCGCGGCCTTCCTTCTCCGCGTTGTCGTGCTTGGTCTTCTTGCCGTTCTTCGGCAGCGAGCCGACGGCCTGGGCCTTGGCGGAGCCGTACACGGCGCGGTTCGCCGTCACGCGCTCGGTGAACCCGGTGGCCGGGGCGCTGGCCCTGATCAGGCCGACGGCGGTGTTGGTCTCCAGCACGGTGCCGCCGGCGGCACGGATGGCCTGCTGGGCACCGGCGATGCTCTGGACGTCCTTGGCGAGCACGGTGAACTCGGTCGCCGGGCCGGACAGCGCGGGCTGCGCCGACGCGACCGGGACCGCGACGGCCGAGAGCGCCCCGAACAGCGGGACGGCCATGGCCGCGGCGAAAAGCCTGGGTCTTTTCACGTTTCTCCTCCTCCGGAAAGCGGTTCCTGCACCGTATAGATCGGACAATGCGCATACAACGGCAAAAAGTACGTTATGGAACAACCGACTTCTGCTCCGCGAAGTGACAAGCTGACGGATGCCCGTCGGTCCTGGGCACCAGCTCCGGCACCTCCGTGGCGCACACCTCCTGCGCCTTCCAGCAACGCGTGCGGAACCGGCACCCGGACGGGGGATCCAGCGGGCTCGGCACGTCGCCGGTCAGCCGGATCACCTGCCGGTGCCCGCGCACGGCCGGATCCGCCACCGGGACCGCGGAAAGCAGCGCCTGCGTGTACGGGTGGGAGGGCCG
This window of the Amycolatopsis balhimycina FH 1894 genome carries:
- a CDS encoding S10 family peptidase produces the protein MADTTPEEAPEPKAAEATEIPAEPTDDIVTTRHTLTVKRKKLAYTAKAGRVVLRKEVVKDGKSEGFKAKAEVFLTSYTLDDADPGTRPVTFAFNGGPGSSSIWLHMGLLGPRRVLSGDVDDLVPPPYGLADNPETLLTHSDLVFIDPVSTGYSRVSGGEETKDFHGFKGDIESVGEIIRLWVSRHQRWLSPKFLAGESYGTLRAAGLAAHLQDRHGLYLNGLLLISSVLDLGTLRFTEGNDLPYSLYVPTYAAIAHYHGLHGERPLDDVLADAEDFAAKDLPYVLSRGARLSTQDRVEAVATLASLTGLTESYVDRVNLRIEHVRFFTELLRDRGLTVGRMDGRFTTWEPDGGREHMSDDPSISRVIGAYAAAFNHYVRAELGYENDLPYELIHEDTFKAWSYSDFEGRSVSVVDSLGAAMRANPHLRVHVAFGHYDGATAYYAAEHVLARLQIPEELRENIDTAYYPAGHMMYIHEPTRVQQAKDLAKFVKKASNR
- a CDS encoding S8 family serine peptidase, which encodes MAVPLFGALSAVAVPVASAQPALSGPATEFTVLAKDVQSIAGAQQAIRAAGGTVLETNTAVGLIRASAPATGFTERVTANRAVYGSAKAQAVGSLPKNGKKTKHDNAEKEGRGAAAKTAAAAPVGMDPLDDQLWGLKSVRSDLSRTKQPGSKQVKVGVIDTGIDGTHPDIAPNFDLADSRNFTRDIPTDPNGVELDGPCEFRGCVDPANHDDGGHGTHVAGTIAAAANGFGVSGVAPNVTLVNIRAGQDSGFFFLQPTVDALTYAGDAGIDVVNMSFYTDPWLYNCTANPADSPAEQAEQRTIIEATQRALNYAHRKGVTMVVALGNEHTDLGAPKPDTTSPDYPANSTHPRQIDNSTCLNLPTEGNHTIGVGSFGPSQKKADYSNYGLEQISVSAPGGFFRDGFGTPWFRTVQNEILSTYPKNVGVADGNIDADGNITPAGVALGVQKATAADGRVGYYQWLQGTSMATPHAAGVSALIVSQYGKKSHGEFGLDPDKVQRVLEGTAAKIACPVPRTVEYLNEGRTADFTATCEGDPSFNGFYGHGAVDAYAAVTRGSQYLK